Proteins from one Leptospira johnsonii genomic window:
- a CDS encoding LA_0442/LA_0875 N-terminal domain-containing protein: MFLGVWPKRPLACVAGLFIIFGFGELFSADFVRLKNGQVVRGKIILEDDEKVLVAENDDYVRFVDKDNVAQVSYEKGKQNVGASTLDKKTTPQKVSDIPQGHVETGPPNMYGPSAGSSNGNGGDTSIEVIHEVVTDFIWRGLSFSGEIANRRDNESYRAMTFVPSYQPTVTFNTPLKGFQVQFWGNFQLTERNDRDNDGRFQMYPGGAGPGYAGQGSAGSLSPFSAPSPDSLNSACPYDTQTNLMAGNPTTGSTCGGDVPGFKKEQNGMKRSDGLFYAFYYNFEKTSWGTFTAGIWFYNTFQKSSAYLSPALGAYNSSAAQGVAGANNPSTQITRLAWQEYFFFWKLPFLQWVNPTISFYTQFSQENAGLMAGKNYLSLTMGHEFFEGSFFRILPQVNIGYAMSNNIVDNRYGIQDITSTLTFFFGKFFVKAADVYRPNLYMYDTDNYYGATGGYVNSTSKDSKIVDPGKVNGPANQLVLDFINSSTSIPDQLRQSVRESYLLQKIPSHLVWFSIGFSQNF, from the coding sequence ATGTTCCTTGGAGTTTGGCCGAAGCGTCCGCTCGCCTGCGTGGCAGGACTATTTATTATTTTCGGTTTCGGAGAATTATTCTCAGCCGATTTTGTTCGTTTAAAGAACGGACAGGTGGTCCGAGGTAAAATCATCTTAGAAGACGATGAAAAAGTATTGGTTGCCGAGAACGATGACTATGTCCGTTTCGTGGATAAGGATAATGTAGCTCAGGTAAGTTATGAGAAAGGGAAGCAGAATGTAGGAGCTTCTACCTTAGATAAAAAAACGACTCCACAAAAAGTTTCCGATATTCCTCAAGGACATGTGGAAACCGGTCCTCCGAATATGTACGGTCCGAGTGCAGGGTCTAGCAATGGTAACGGAGGAGATACCTCTATAGAAGTGATACACGAGGTGGTGACGGACTTTATTTGGCGGGGACTTAGTTTCTCCGGAGAGATCGCAAACCGTAGGGACAACGAAAGTTATAGAGCAATGACCTTCGTTCCTTCTTACCAACCTACTGTGACTTTTAATACTCCGCTAAAAGGTTTCCAAGTACAGTTTTGGGGAAACTTCCAATTAACGGAACGTAATGATAGGGACAACGACGGAAGATTCCAAATGTATCCAGGAGGAGCCGGTCCTGGTTATGCTGGGCAAGGTTCTGCCGGATCTTTGAGTCCATTCTCTGCTCCTTCTCCAGACTCGTTAAACTCTGCTTGTCCTTATGATACTCAGACTAACTTGATGGCGGGAAATCCGACAACAGGCTCCACTTGCGGTGGAGATGTTCCAGGCTTTAAGAAAGAACAGAACGGTATGAAACGTTCGGATGGATTGTTCTACGCATTCTATTATAATTTTGAGAAAACCAGTTGGGGAACTTTTACTGCGGGGATATGGTTCTATAATACTTTCCAAAAGAGTTCTGCTTACCTTTCCCCAGCTTTAGGAGCATACAATTCTTCTGCGGCGCAAGGAGTTGCAGGAGCGAATAACCCTTCTACTCAGATCACTCGTTTAGCGTGGCAGGAATATTTCTTCTTTTGGAAATTGCCTTTCTTGCAATGGGTGAATCCTACAATTTCATTTTATACTCAATTCTCTCAGGAGAATGCGGGTTTGATGGCGGGGAAAAACTATCTATCTTTAACGATGGGTCATGAATTTTTCGAAGGTAGTTTTTTCAGGATACTTCCTCAGGTCAATATAGGTTATGCGATGAGTAATAATATCGTGGATAACAGATACGGGATCCAGGATATTACTTCGACTCTTACTTTTTTCTTCGGAAAGTTCTTCGTGAAGGCTGCAGACGTATATAGACCTAATTTATATATGTATGATACGGATAATTATTATGGAGCGACTGGCGGTTACGTAAATAGCACTAGTAAGGACAGTAAGATCGTGGATCCAGGAAAGGTGAACGGTCCTGCTAATCAGTTGGTACTGGATTTTATCAATTCTTCCACTTCTATACCTGATCAGTTGAGACAATCAGTGAGGGAGTCTTATCTTCTCCAGAAAATTCCTTCTCACTTGGTATGGTTTAGTATTGGTTTTAGCCAAAACTTCTAG
- a CDS encoding PAS domain-containing protein produces MDPKNTKQNGKDLQTELEAASQRISELEKELEKLSRSESDNRLLRSLIDYSPSAITIVNSDTGIFEVVNSTAEILFGYTREEFLRLGPAEISPEFQPDGKTSRASAYEKITLALRGETPVFKWNHCDKNKQVIPCEIHLVKIPGSTNLVRGNIIDLRKELAAEELLKSREEQLDLVIKSADLGFWDWNIPNGIIIPNEKCAEILGFTLEEFKTTSEFWRSRIHPDDRTLIVDGLKEHMEGRSELFETDFRMLCKDGSWKWIRSRGKVWERDKDGTPVRALGIHIDITEKKETEKILEEKERTLDLAVQGANLGIWDYNIVTNEHHVDENWLKMLGYRIGEIIPTYEFWNDSLHPEDRDKTNSAWQSYAKGELPAYSTAFRLRCKDGSYKWILTRGKITDKDPEGNPIRMIGIHIDISEQKQIEDELRETKLFLDRAQKTAKIGSWEYDIPSGKMTASEGLYQILETNDRMLVPTFDYIHPNDREKVEEHFKRSVTEGISAEIEYRSITPSGKEKFLLNRTDFINDSDGKVLKLLGTIQDISDEVKRKKEEEYKRSIESLTSSISTELINQPILEIEEAIAYTVGKIVKTFKMSRGNLVLYDLDKLIRTLVYEFIDPKSNNQNPSWPTESPVDPNNFLTKKILDGKIFLLNQEDFPESDIKNKLNSLQIQFLIAVPLTLEGRVVGALGMNSEVPLNETDLKLEEFEIANLKAIGETLSNAIERKRKHSELIAERDLLSEIMKTSVAAITVLNPEGEILYANPSAEKVLGLNLDQIQKRKYNAPEWKATSIDGGEWTLNDQPFVRVLTSGQPVYDIRHAIEDDFGNKKFLSINGAPIKDASGKIKNLVFLILDITESLLAERALKLSEERLRLALNASKMGTWSWNLKDRTAHWSSDAASVFGMDLQDLDKDSSVFMDLAHPDDKIKIRKAVRNSFSGKENVINLEYRFFHPDGTIHWLEVKGQVYRNSKKVPGRMAGIIADITDRKKSEEKLKASEARFQTFYRFANEAIIFLDPRTEDILDTNPAFLRVFGFNQKDLHSVSPISLFAPDSWATLHARIRSFESSENLELRAIRSNGQVFSAIGSVHFYTERESYVAAISLLDTSAIQEVEELKVINDEISVRNRLIEMQKNELQETLENLKKAQAQLIQSEKMAALGQLIAGVAHEINNPIGAVQASNQNLQECLIRFQTILPDVQNVLTGMNAEQVESFRQFLSMVRQPKDQLAGMEERNAKKNIVSQLQELNIPTPYAIADALTDMGFRELPKIALPFLICERANVLLEYSTLEAFFFSNTNTIQIAVDRVSKILYALKNFSHFDTTSEKIPASITENIETVLTIYQNQLKKGIQVSKEYESIPKILCYPDDLIHVWTNLIYNSLQAMEFRGAIKIKVYQKADSVCVEITDNGPGIPENILDKIFQPFFTTKLPGEGSGLGLDIVKKIVEKHEGKIEVETRPGSTMFRIILPFLEVKV; encoded by the coding sequence GTGGATCCCAAAAATACAAAACAGAATGGCAAGGATCTCCAAACGGAGTTGGAAGCTGCAAGCCAGAGGATTTCTGAGTTAGAGAAAGAATTAGAGAAACTTTCACGTTCGGAATCTGACAATCGTCTTTTGCGGTCCTTGATCGATTATTCTCCTTCTGCAATCACAATTGTGAACTCGGATACAGGCATCTTCGAGGTAGTCAATTCAACTGCTGAAATTCTTTTCGGCTATACTAGAGAAGAATTTTTACGATTAGGTCCTGCAGAAATTTCTCCGGAATTCCAGCCAGACGGAAAAACTTCCAGAGCATCCGCCTACGAAAAAATAACGCTGGCATTGCGGGGAGAAACTCCCGTATTCAAATGGAATCACTGCGATAAGAACAAACAAGTCATTCCCTGCGAAATACATTTAGTAAAGATCCCTGGCTCTACCAATCTAGTCCGCGGAAATATAATCGATCTTAGAAAAGAACTCGCTGCAGAAGAACTTCTCAAAAGCAGAGAAGAACAATTGGATCTAGTCATCAAAAGTGCGGACCTAGGATTCTGGGATTGGAATATTCCAAACGGCATTATAATACCAAATGAAAAATGTGCAGAGATCCTTGGATTCACTCTAGAAGAATTCAAAACGACGAGCGAATTCTGGAGATCCAGGATCCATCCGGATGATCGTACCTTAATCGTAGACGGACTAAAAGAACATATGGAAGGTCGATCGGAATTATTCGAAACGGACTTCCGAATGTTATGTAAGGACGGATCTTGGAAATGGATCCGATCCAGGGGAAAAGTTTGGGAAAGAGACAAGGATGGCACTCCTGTTCGAGCACTCGGTATCCACATTGATATTACCGAAAAAAAAGAAACAGAAAAGATCCTAGAAGAAAAAGAAAGGACCTTGGATCTCGCAGTCCAAGGAGCCAACCTAGGAATATGGGATTATAATATTGTAACGAACGAACATCATGTAGACGAGAACTGGCTGAAAATGCTTGGTTATCGAATTGGAGAAATAATTCCCACCTACGAATTTTGGAACGATAGTCTCCATCCGGAAGATAGGGATAAAACAAACTCCGCATGGCAAAGTTACGCAAAAGGAGAATTGCCTGCCTACTCAACGGCATTCCGATTAAGATGCAAAGACGGTTCTTATAAATGGATCCTAACTAGAGGAAAAATAACGGACAAAGATCCGGAAGGAAATCCGATCCGAATGATCGGTATCCATATCGATATATCTGAACAAAAGCAGATAGAAGACGAATTAAGAGAAACAAAACTATTCTTAGACAGGGCTCAAAAGACAGCAAAAATCGGAAGTTGGGAATACGATATTCCTTCCGGAAAGATGACCGCTTCGGAAGGTCTATACCAAATATTAGAAACAAATGATAGAATGCTTGTCCCTACATTCGATTATATACATCCGAACGACAGAGAGAAAGTAGAAGAACATTTCAAAAGGTCCGTCACAGAAGGCATCTCGGCAGAAATTGAATATAGATCTATCACCCCTTCCGGAAAGGAAAAATTCCTTTTAAACAGAACGGATTTCATCAACGATTCAGATGGGAAAGTGCTGAAACTTTTAGGAACGATCCAAGATATCAGCGACGAGGTAAAAAGAAAGAAGGAAGAAGAATATAAAAGGAGTATAGAGAGTCTAACTTCTTCCATTTCTACGGAACTTATCAACCAACCCATATTAGAAATTGAAGAAGCGATCGCATATACTGTCGGAAAGATCGTTAAAACTTTCAAGATGTCCAGAGGGAATCTAGTATTATACGATTTGGACAAATTAATCAGGACCCTGGTGTATGAATTCATCGATCCAAAATCCAATAATCAAAACCCTAGCTGGCCTACTGAAAGTCCTGTAGATCCGAATAATTTTCTGACAAAGAAGATCTTAGATGGAAAGATATTTCTGTTAAATCAGGAAGATTTTCCAGAATCGGATATTAAGAACAAATTGAACTCTTTGCAGATCCAGTTCCTAATCGCCGTTCCGCTTACCTTAGAAGGGAGAGTAGTCGGAGCCTTAGGAATGAATAGTGAAGTTCCATTGAACGAAACGGATCTCAAGTTAGAAGAATTCGAGATCGCGAACTTGAAAGCAATCGGTGAGACACTTTCAAACGCAATAGAGAGAAAGAGAAAGCATAGTGAACTCATCGCAGAAAGAGATCTTCTTTCCGAGATCATGAAAACTTCCGTAGCGGCGATCACAGTATTAAATCCTGAAGGAGAGATCTTATATGCAAATCCTTCTGCAGAGAAGGTTCTCGGCTTAAATCTAGATCAGATCCAAAAAAGAAAATACAATGCACCCGAATGGAAGGCAACCTCCATAGACGGAGGGGAATGGACTCTAAACGACCAACCATTTGTCAGAGTACTCACCTCCGGGCAGCCAGTATACGATATCAGACATGCAATAGAGGACGATTTCGGAAATAAAAAATTCCTCTCTATCAACGGAGCCCCGATCAAGGACGCTTCCGGTAAGATCAAAAATTTAGTTTTTCTAATATTAGATATTACTGAATCACTTTTGGCCGAAAGAGCGTTGAAGCTGAGCGAAGAAAGACTCAGACTTGCATTGAACGCATCTAAAATGGGAACCTGGAGTTGGAATCTAAAAGATAGAACGGCTCATTGGTCTTCCGACGCTGCTTCCGTTTTCGGGATGGATCTTCAGGATCTTGATAAAGATAGTTCCGTATTCATGGATCTTGCACATCCAGACGACAAAATCAAGATCCGAAAAGCGGTACGAAATAGTTTTTCAGGCAAAGAGAATGTAATCAATTTAGAATATAGATTTTTCCATCCGGATGGAACCATCCATTGGCTGGAAGTTAAAGGCCAAGTATATCGGAACTCTAAGAAGGTTCCGGGAAGAATGGCAGGTATCATCGCGGATATCACTGACAGAAAAAAGTCCGAGGAAAAATTGAAAGCAAGCGAAGCAAGGTTCCAAACCTTCTATAGATTCGCTAACGAGGCGATCATATTCTTAGATCCAAGAACGGAAGATATCTTAGATACCAATCCTGCTTTTTTGAGAGTATTCGGTTTTAATCAGAAAGATCTGCACTCTGTTTCTCCCATATCCTTATTCGCTCCTGATTCCTGGGCAACACTACATGCAAGAATACGCTCTTTCGAAAGTTCCGAAAACCTGGAATTGAGAGCGATACGCTCGAACGGCCAGGTATTCTCAGCTATCGGAAGTGTACATTTTTATACGGAAAGAGAATCATATGTAGCTGCCATCAGTCTTTTGGATACTTCTGCCATCCAAGAAGTAGAAGAATTAAAAGTGATCAACGATGAGATCTCTGTCCGGAACAGATTGATAGAGATGCAAAAAAATGAGCTTCAGGAAACATTAGAAAACCTTAAAAAAGCTCAGGCACAGCTCATCCAATCCGAAAAAATGGCAGCTCTCGGACAGTTGATCGCAGGAGTAGCTCATGAGATCAATAATCCTATCGGTGCAGTACAAGCCTCCAACCAAAACCTACAAGAATGTCTTATCCGTTTCCAAACCATTCTACCGGATGTACAAAACGTATTAACTGGAATGAATGCAGAACAAGTAGAATCGTTCCGCCAATTCTTAAGTATGGTTCGGCAGCCGAAAGATCAATTGGCAGGAATGGAAGAAAGAAACGCTAAAAAGAATATAGTGTCTCAATTACAAGAATTGAATATTCCAACACCTTATGCCATTGCGGATGCTCTGACCGATATGGGATTCAGGGAATTGCCTAAGATCGCACTTCCTTTCTTAATTTGCGAAAGAGCAAACGTTCTCCTGGAATATTCCACTTTGGAAGCATTCTTCTTCTCTAATACGAATACGATACAGATCGCAGTGGACCGCGTTTCTAAGATCTTATACGCTTTAAAAAACTTCTCTCATTTCGATACAACTTCGGAAAAGATCCCGGCTTCTATCACGGAAAATATAGAAACGGTTCTCACAATCTACCAAAACCAACTCAAAAAAGGGATCCAGGTCTCCAAGGAATACGAGAGTATTCCAAAAATATTATGTTATCCAGACGATCTGATCCACGTATGGACAAATTTGATCTACAATTCCCTACAAGCAATGGAGTTCAGAGGAGCAATCAAGATCAAGGTTTACCAAAAGGCTGACTCCGTCTGCGTGGAGATCACTGATAATGGACCAGGGATCCCTGAAAATATTTTAGATAAAATTTTCCAACCGTTCTTCACCACCAAACTTCCGGGAGAAGGAAGCGGCTTAGGACTGGATATTGTAAAAAAGATCGTGGAAAAACACGAAGGAAAGATAGAAGTAGAAACAAGACCCGGATCCACAATGTTCCGGATCATTCTTCCATTTTTAGAAGTTAAAGTTTAA
- a CDS encoding methyl-accepting chemotaxis protein yields MSIRYRISLYLAIVLLTGSFVLAGINSFSSYFSLKSQVDSGSTMAGKRYEYEISNFLNSVLGSLRGFQFMLETSHPTREEMVVSLKRLAETDNHFFGTWVLYEPNAFDGQDARYKNTPYHDATGRFVPYWNRATGELKITFAESYDVDDTISFYYRVPKKTQKDFISDPYVYSVSGKDVLMVSMVKPILRNGKFVGTVGTDIAMENLQELLGPIRPFRGEGYLALVSPDGLYAANGGDPSLVGKAIPEENIRAQVKELSLKGEDFQIKGSGHTRYFFPFLLGNYDKPWAVEVSIPDSIFWSDMRGVILQTILSSLVIMVVILIILNLIFNKLITTGLLEAIGFSEKIADGDLTSHIEIAREDEIGKLLKSMDMMKVNLSKIIQDIKTSSTKLNSTSDQMAESSRNFSDVAQAQASAAEESSAAVEELAASAENVRRSMEKAIENMKEIDTNVVLLREQIGTINNEMQTLSQVASESQERAVTGENAMGATNQAMDEIGESASRINEILSIITEISEKTNLLALNAAIEAARAGEAGKGFAVVAEEIGKLASQTSSSVQEIGELVDSTNNAVHNGNTKVKEASDILRKLRTSVDSFGLSAKKVLESVRTQEKNTQDIHQSANFLMSFSLQIEEAVQEQKRATDEITKTIVSISEGTQEVASGADDLTSYSGEMHQQSEGLLKSVDKFKL; encoded by the coding sequence ATGAGTATCAGATATAGAATTTCACTCTACTTAGCGATCGTACTTTTAACCGGCTCATTTGTTCTCGCCGGTATTAATTCATTTTCCTCTTATTTCAGTTTAAAGTCCCAGGTGGATTCAGGATCTACCATGGCGGGTAAACGTTACGAATATGAAATTTCAAATTTTCTAAATTCAGTTTTGGGATCTTTGAGGGGTTTTCAATTTATGTTGGAAACTTCTCATCCGACTAGAGAAGAGATGGTGGTCTCGCTCAAGAGATTAGCCGAAACAGATAATCATTTTTTCGGGACCTGGGTGTTGTATGAGCCCAACGCTTTTGACGGACAGGATGCCAGATATAAAAATACTCCTTACCACGATGCCACGGGAAGATTTGTTCCATATTGGAATAGGGCAACTGGAGAACTAAAGATCACATTCGCTGAATCTTACGATGTGGATGATACGATCAGCTTTTACTATCGTGTCCCTAAAAAGACCCAGAAAGATTTTATCTCAGATCCTTACGTATATTCCGTAAGCGGAAAAGATGTGCTAATGGTTTCTATGGTAAAGCCGATCCTACGAAACGGAAAGTTCGTAGGAACTGTCGGAACAGATATCGCCATGGAAAACTTACAGGAACTATTGGGCCCTATTCGGCCTTTTAGGGGAGAAGGTTATCTGGCTCTGGTTTCACCTGACGGACTCTATGCGGCAAATGGAGGAGATCCTTCCTTGGTGGGAAAAGCAATCCCTGAAGAAAATATCCGTGCCCAAGTAAAAGAACTAAGCCTAAAGGGTGAGGATTTTCAAATCAAGGGTTCCGGCCATACTAGATATTTCTTTCCTTTTTTATTAGGAAATTATGATAAACCTTGGGCAGTAGAAGTTTCAATTCCTGATTCCATCTTCTGGTCGGATATGAGAGGAGTGATCCTTCAGACGATTTTGTCCTCTCTGGTGATCATGGTAGTCATACTGATCATTCTAAACTTGATCTTCAATAAACTCATCACCACAGGATTATTAGAAGCGATCGGTTTTTCTGAGAAGATTGCGGATGGAGATCTGACTTCCCATATAGAGATCGCAAGAGAAGATGAGATAGGTAAACTACTCAAGTCCATGGATATGATGAAAGTGAATCTTTCTAAGATCATCCAGGATATCAAAACTTCTTCTACAAAACTGAACAGTACTTCTGATCAAATGGCGGAGTCCAGTCGTAACTTCTCGGATGTTGCTCAGGCCCAGGCTTCTGCGGCAGAGGAATCTTCTGCAGCTGTGGAAGAACTTGCAGCCTCCGCAGAGAATGTTCGTAGATCGATGGAAAAAGCGATCGAGAATATGAAGGAGATAGATACCAACGTGGTTTTACTTAGAGAACAGATTGGTACTATCAATAATGAGATGCAGACATTATCCCAGGTGGCATCCGAATCCCAGGAGAGAGCGGTGACAGGGGAGAATGCGATGGGTGCGACGAACCAAGCAATGGATGAGATTGGAGAAAGTGCGAGTCGTATCAATGAGATCTTATCTATCATCACTGAGATTTCTGAAAAGACAAATCTTCTCGCATTGAACGCAGCGATAGAAGCAGCAAGAGCCGGAGAAGCTGGTAAGGGATTTGCTGTAGTTGCAGAAGAGATAGGTAAACTTGCGTCTCAAACTTCTTCTTCCGTACAAGAGATCGGCGAGCTTGTGGATTCGACAAACAATGCGGTTCATAACGGAAACACTAAAGTAAAAGAAGCAAGTGATATACTTCGTAAGTTAAGGACCTCCGTTGATTCCTTTGGATTATCTGCGAAGAAGGTATTGGAATCAGTAAGAACCCAAGAGAAGAATACACAAGACATCCATCAATCAGCGAATTTCCTCATGAGTTTCAGTTTACAAATAGAAGAAGCAGTCCAAGAACAGAAACGTGCAACCGACGAGATTACTAAAACGATCGTAAGTATCTCGGAAGGAACTCAGGAAGTAGCCTCCGGAGCGGATGACCTCACTTCTTACTCTGGTGAGATGCACCAGCAATCCGAAGGACTTCTCAAATCTGTGGATAAGTTTAAACTTTAA
- a CDS encoding ATP-binding protein, whose translation MSLRTRFSLYCAIVLFTFSVLLTLLVAAAAYYDAKVSSQEAAFAKAEGASFEVRKIFSEAITKVGEAKSRWEHSRPSRASVEKDLVDLFQNDKKFLGAGAVFEPNLFDGKDSSFIGRKGSNSSGRFVPYFHRSIKNPNEISLEESVYYDNTDESGNYYQIPKATLSDFVGEPYFYPLEGVNVYMISLIRPIIRQGRFIGIVGLDLKLSDLEEELFSKRPFGAGHLALISPGGKYAVHGAKGILQGKNAGTPEVKDSIQKSLSSGQPFAYLVEGGNSYIFPFGMGTYGKNWAIEVYVPDSVLWNDLGPIILRCLLITFALLPVCLYFLDRFFCKYVSEGLSSATTFADSLGAGNYSAQIPTRNFHDEIHHLFITLENMKEKLLAAIDQQIRSEKILRESAEIYSRNEIIRLQKEELEEALGELKTAQETLLRNERLAAIGRISGAVSHQINNPLGAIGASRENISFYVKRVTALLPFLFEYLSQASEPEREFFNITLKRTLENHKEQIGKKFRETRHSIEALLKQEEIEEASDKAAVVAELGFADCPDFILQLCRCSEWDRISEFLMAIRGLEISEEVIHRSTDRMYKIVSALETYSGIAKEDKERWVKISDTMEVVLGVYEGAGGNRVTVERNYISEATMRCIPEDMVRLWTQVVDNAYQAMSGEGKLKVSIYDAESKIICEVEDSGSGIPKSIREKVGEVLSSGKSEGEGAGIGLAVAASISKKYGGSWDWESEPGCTIFRFSFPKSE comes from the coding sequence ATGAGCCTTCGAACGCGCTTTTCTCTTTATTGCGCCATTGTTCTATTTACATTCTCGGTTCTGCTAACTCTGTTGGTGGCAGCAGCTGCATATTACGACGCCAAAGTTTCTTCTCAGGAAGCTGCGTTCGCAAAAGCAGAAGGAGCTTCCTTCGAAGTACGTAAAATTTTTTCGGAAGCAATTACCAAAGTTGGAGAGGCAAAAAGTCGTTGGGAGCATTCCCGACCTTCTCGCGCTTCGGTTGAGAAAGACCTAGTAGATCTTTTTCAGAATGATAAGAAATTTTTAGGAGCAGGAGCTGTCTTTGAACCCAATCTTTTTGACGGAAAGGATTCTTCTTTTATAGGACGTAAGGGTTCCAACTCCAGTGGTAGATTTGTTCCGTACTTTCACAGAAGTATCAAAAATCCGAATGAGATTAGTTTAGAAGAAAGTGTATATTACGATAATACGGACGAAAGCGGGAACTATTATCAGATCCCAAAGGCAACGTTAAGCGATTTTGTCGGAGAGCCTTATTTTTATCCATTAGAAGGAGTGAATGTTTATATGATCTCCTTGATCCGACCGATCATCCGACAAGGAAGATTTATTGGGATTGTCGGCTTAGATCTAAAACTTTCCGATCTAGAAGAGGAATTGTTTTCCAAAAGGCCGTTCGGGGCCGGACATTTGGCGTTGATCTCCCCGGGCGGAAAATATGCTGTCCATGGGGCCAAAGGGATCCTTCAAGGAAAGAATGCGGGAACTCCTGAAGTAAAAGATTCCATCCAAAAATCCTTATCTTCCGGACAACCGTTTGCTTATTTAGTAGAAGGTGGGAATTCCTACATATTCCCATTCGGTATGGGGACTTACGGAAAGAACTGGGCCATAGAAGTGTATGTTCCGGATTCCGTTCTGTGGAATGATCTAGGTCCGATCATTCTAAGATGTTTGCTTATCACATTTGCACTCTTGCCAGTCTGTTTGTATTTTCTGGATAGATTCTTTTGCAAGTATGTCTCGGAAGGTTTGTCATCTGCTACTACTTTTGCAGATTCTTTAGGCGCCGGGAATTATTCCGCTCAGATCCCTACTAGAAACTTCCATGACGAGATCCATCATCTTTTTATAACATTGGAGAATATGAAGGAGAAGTTACTGGCTGCTATAGACCAACAGATACGGTCCGAAAAGATCCTAAGAGAATCCGCAGAGATCTATTCTCGTAACGAGATCATCCGTCTCCAAAAAGAAGAATTAGAAGAGGCATTGGGCGAATTAAAAACAGCTCAGGAAACCCTGCTTAGAAACGAAAGATTGGCGGCGATCGGTAGGATCTCCGGAGCTGTCAGCCATCAGATCAATAATCCGCTGGGGGCAATCGGAGCATCTAGGGAGAATATTTCCTTTTACGTAAAAAGAGTTACTGCACTTCTTCCTTTTCTTTTCGAATATTTGAGCCAAGCGAGCGAGCCGGAAAGGGAATTTTTCAATATCACCTTAAAAAGAACATTAGAAAATCATAAAGAACAGATCGGGAAAAAATTCAGAGAGACCAGGCATTCCATAGAGGCATTATTAAAACAGGAAGAGATAGAGGAAGCGAGTGATAAGGCTGCAGTTGTCGCTGAATTGGGATTTGCCGATTGTCCGGACTTTATTCTTCAATTATGTAGATGTTCCGAATGGGACCGTATTTCAGAATTTTTGATGGCAATCCGAGGATTGGAGATCTCGGAAGAAGTAATCCATAGATCTACGGATAGAATGTATAAAATTGTATCGGCGTTGGAAACCTATTCAGGGATCGCAAAGGAAGATAAAGAAAGATGGGTCAAGATCTCGGACACAATGGAAGTTGTGCTTGGAGTATACGAAGGTGCCGGTGGGAACAGAGTCACGGTAGAAAGAAATTATATCTCGGAAGCAACTATGAGATGTATCCCGGAAGACATGGTGCGGCTTTGGACTCAAGTTGTGGACAACGCGTACCAAGCAATGTCCGGAGAAGGAAAACTTAAAGTAAGTATCTATGATGCAGAATCCAAGATTATCTGCGAAGTGGAAGATAGCGGTTCCGGTATTCCTAAAAGTATCAGAGAAAAAGTGGGAGAGGTTCTATCTTCCGGAAAGTCGGAGGGAGAAGGAGCAGGGATAGGACTTGCAGTTGCCGCTTCCATTTCTAAAAAATACGGAGGCAGTTGGGATTGGGAAAGTGAGCCCGGCTGCACCATCTTTCGTTTTTCCTTTCCCAAATCAGAATAA
- a CDS encoding response regulator: MEKAILFVDDEALILMSMKSQVKRHLGDTYRYETALDASEAMQIIEELVTEGVKILIVISDWLMPNIKGDEFLRIVHQRYPEIQKIIITGHADIASVEALKKEINLYSYLKKPWDEKELVTTITSALK, encoded by the coding sequence GTGGAGAAAGCGATTCTTTTTGTTGATGATGAAGCGCTCATTTTGATGAGTATGAAATCCCAAGTCAAAAGACATTTGGGAGATACTTATCGTTATGAGACAGCTCTAGATGCGTCCGAAGCGATGCAGATCATTGAAGAATTGGTGACAGAAGGAGTTAAGATCCTGATCGTAATTTCCGACTGGCTGATGCCCAATATCAAGGGAGACGAATTTTTGAGGATCGTTCACCAAAGATATCCGGAGATCCAAAAGATCATCATCACCGGTCATGCCGACATTGCTTCTGTGGAAGCTTTAAAGAAAGAGATCAATTTATACAGTTACTTGAAAAAGCCTTGGGACGAAAAAGAATTAGTAACCACTATCACCTCAGCCCTTAAATAA